From one Acidimicrobiia bacterium genomic stretch:
- a CDS encoding molybdopterin-dependent oxidoreductase → MRYDVAGRAERLQRRFTSPLHEERAAALLGLALGVSFTVCFATGLYSHWAQHPPSWFVLPARPAGLYRVTQGLHVATGIATIPLLLAKLWTVFPNLLRWPAFEDVAHAVERVSLLPLIGGSLLLLFTGLANINGWYPWRFNFVVTHYWTAWITIGALIVHAGARWTTTWHALRPQVRTSGDAATLDRRVFLATLGGAVALVTLATVGETVSPLRKLALLAPRRPDTGPQGFPVNRSAIAAGVTTSARDPAFRLRVEGNVRRHLTLTLDDIARLPRADATLPIACVDGWSTSQRWTGVRVRDLLDIAGARRGATVLVESLQQRRSYRSSELNHVQARDPDTLLATHVNGEPLHLDHGYPLRLIGPDRPGVMQTKWVTRLVVR, encoded by the coding sequence ATGAGGTACGACGTCGCCGGTCGCGCCGAGCGTCTGCAGCGCCGCTTCACGAGCCCATTGCACGAAGAACGCGCCGCCGCGCTGCTCGGCCTCGCGCTGGGCGTGTCGTTCACGGTCTGCTTCGCGACCGGGCTCTACTCGCATTGGGCCCAGCACCCGCCGTCGTGGTTCGTGCTGCCCGCCCGCCCAGCCGGCTTGTATCGCGTCACCCAGGGACTCCACGTCGCGACCGGCATCGCGACCATCCCGCTCCTGCTCGCCAAGCTCTGGACCGTCTTCCCGAACCTGCTGCGATGGCCCGCGTTCGAGGACGTCGCGCACGCCGTCGAACGCGTCAGCCTGCTGCCGTTGATCGGTGGCTCACTCCTCCTGCTGTTCACCGGCCTGGCGAACATCAACGGCTGGTACCCCTGGCGGTTCAACTTCGTCGTCACGCACTACTGGACCGCGTGGATCACGATCGGCGCGCTGATCGTTCACGCGGGCGCGAGGTGGACGACCACCTGGCACGCGCTGCGGCCCCAGGTACGCACGTCCGGGGACGCCGCGACCCTGGACCGTCGCGTGTTCCTCGCGACGCTCGGCGGCGCGGTGGCGCTGGTGACACTGGCGACCGTCGGCGAGACGGTCTCGCCCCTGCGCAAGCTCGCGTTGCTGGCGCCCCGCCGTCCCGACACGGGCCCGCAGGGATTCCCCGTCAACCGCAGCGCGATCGCGGCGGGCGTGACGACGAGCGCGCGCGACCCGGCCTTCCGACTCCGGGTCGAAGGCAACGTTCGACGGCACCTGACGCTCACGCTCGACGACATCGCCCGTCTCCCGCGCGCCGACGCGACGCTGCCGATCGCGTGTGTCGACGGCTGGAGCACCTCCCAGCGCTGGACCGGCGTGCGCGTCCGCGACCTGCTCGACATCGCGGGCGCGCGCCGAGGTGCCACCGTGCTCGTGGAATCGCTGCAGCAACGGCGCAGCTACCGGTCGTCGGAGTTGAACCACGTGCAAGCGCGCGATCCCGACACGCTCCTCGCGACGCACGTGAACGGCGAGCCGCTGCACCTCGACCACGGCTATCCGCTGCGGCTCATCGGGCCCGACCGGCCCGGTGTGATGCAGACGAAGTGGGTCACACGCTTGGTCGTCCGATGA
- a CDS encoding MerR family transcriptional regulator, translated as MELLSIGEVAQRAGVAPSAIRYYERRGLLAADARRSGQRRYSHETLRRLVFIGMMQDAGLSLDDIAAVLDAPSKAEWKAVARARLHALDEEIDQLCQAREYLRGALNCRYDHPATDCQVMRYEIDRRLTLTAPSG; from the coding sequence ATGGAGCTGCTCTCGATCGGCGAGGTCGCGCAGCGGGCGGGCGTCGCACCGTCCGCCATCCGGTACTACGAGCGCCGTGGGCTTCTCGCCGCGGATGCGCGCCGGTCCGGCCAGCGCCGGTACTCGCACGAGACGCTGCGTCGCCTCGTCTTCATCGGGATGATGCAGGACGCCGGTCTCTCGCTCGACGACATCGCGGCGGTGCTCGATGCACCGTCGAAGGCCGAGTGGAAGGCCGTGGCCCGCGCACGACTGCATGCGCTCGACGAGGAGATCGACCAGCTCTGCCAGGCCCGCGAGTACCTCCGCGGTGCGCTCAATTGTCGGTACGACCACCCCGCGACCGACTGCCAGGTCATGCGCTACGAGATCGACCGGCGCCTGACGCTCACCGCCCCTTCGGGGTGA
- a CDS encoding ester cyclase, with product MSASDEAVVRRFYDEMNNDRKNELAPELFTDDHRMHDPQVPTADGPQGMADTVAVYQQAVEGHWDIEEMFSTGDRVVVRWIGSGRHVGELNGIPATGKSVRVDAITIHRMRDGKIAETWEVWDTLGLLQQIGAVPG from the coding sequence GTGTCTGCATCCGACGAGGCCGTCGTCCGCCGCTTCTACGACGAGATGAACAACGACCGCAAGAACGAGCTCGCGCCCGAGCTCTTCACCGACGACCACCGCATGCACGATCCGCAGGTCCCGACCGCGGACGGGCCGCAAGGCATGGCGGACACCGTCGCCGTCTACCAGCAGGCCGTCGAGGGTCACTGGGACATCGAGGAGATGTTCTCGACCGGCGATCGGGTCGTCGTCCGCTGGATCGGCAGCGGCAGGCACGTCGGCGAGCTCAACGGCATCCCGGCGACCGGCAAGTCCGTGCGCGTCGACGCGATCACGATCCACCGGATGCGCGACGGCAAGATCGCCGAGACGTGGGAGGTGTGGGACACGCTCGGCCTGCTCCAGCAGATCGGCGCCGTGCCCGGGTAG
- a CDS encoding glycosyltransferase family 2 protein has product MPDVVLPVLDEVRALPSVLARVPAGYEPIVVDNGSRDGSADVARTLGARVVVERRRGFGAACMTGLLHARADVVCFMDCDGSLDARELPLVAEPVADGEADLVLGTRRRSRDLPLHGRVANALLAVEVRRRTGTRVTDLGPMRAARREALLALGVQDRRFGWPLEMVLRAAIAGWRVREIPVTYAARIGHSKVTGTIRGTVRATRDMARVLAACDDRPTERAR; this is encoded by the coding sequence ATGCCCGATGTCGTGCTGCCCGTGCTCGACGAAGTGCGTGCGTTGCCGTCCGTGTTGGCACGCGTTCCCGCGGGCTACGAACCCATCGTCGTCGACAACGGTTCCCGCGACGGGTCGGCGGACGTCGCACGCACGCTCGGCGCGCGCGTCGTCGTGGAGCGGCGACGCGGCTTCGGTGCCGCATGCATGACCGGACTGCTCCACGCGCGCGCGGACGTCGTCTGCTTCATGGACTGCGACGGATCGCTCGACGCGCGCGAGTTGCCGCTCGTCGCCGAGCCCGTCGCCGACGGCGAAGCCGATCTGGTTCTCGGGACGCGGCGACGGTCACGAGACCTGCCGCTCCATGGCCGGGTCGCGAACGCGCTCCTTGCCGTGGAGGTGCGCCGTCGGACGGGCACACGCGTCACCGACCTCGGGCCGATGCGCGCGGCGCGTCGAGAAGCGCTGCTCGCGCTGGGCGTGCAGGACCGCCGGTTCGGGTGGCCGCTGGAGATGGTGTTGCGCGCGGCGATCGCGGGATGGCGCGTGCGCGAGATCCCCGTGACGTACGCCGCGCGGATCGGGCACTCGAAGGTGACCGGCACCATCCGGGGAACGGTCCGCGCCACACGCGACATGGCGCGCGTCCTGGCGGCATGTGACGACCGGCCGACGGAGCGAGCGCGGTGA
- a CDS encoding response regulator transcription factor, with product MEPATELDDGAPRPRVLVVEDDRNVADVVVRYLEREGFDVVGVGDGYEALTRAEAEPPDIVVLDLMLPGLDGLEVCRRLRASTPVPVIMLTARGEEDDRIAGFEVGADDYVSKPFSPRELTARVKAVLRRASSPTIRAVESGSIVAGDLVVDPAAHEARRGGELVALTAREFDLLCFLAQRPRRVFRREELLERVWGYTYGDTSTVTVHIRRLREKLEDDPSAPTRITTVWGVGYRFDP from the coding sequence GTGGAGCCCGCGACGGAGCTCGACGACGGCGCGCCGCGCCCACGTGTCCTCGTGGTCGAGGACGACAGGAACGTCGCCGACGTCGTCGTCCGCTACCTCGAACGCGAGGGGTTCGACGTGGTCGGCGTCGGCGACGGGTACGAGGCACTCACGCGCGCCGAGGCCGAGCCGCCCGACATCGTCGTCCTCGACCTCATGCTTCCCGGCCTGGACGGCCTCGAGGTGTGCCGGCGGCTCCGCGCCTCCACCCCGGTCCCCGTGATCATGCTCACCGCGCGCGGCGAGGAGGACGACCGGATCGCGGGCTTCGAGGTCGGCGCGGACGACTACGTGAGCAAGCCGTTCTCACCCCGCGAGCTCACCGCACGCGTCAAGGCCGTCCTTCGTCGCGCGAGCAGCCCGACGATCCGGGCGGTGGAGAGCGGGTCGATCGTCGCCGGTGATCTCGTCGTCGACCCTGCCGCGCACGAGGCGCGGCGAGGCGGCGAGCTCGTTGCGCTGACGGCGAGGGAGTTCGACCTGTTGTGCTTCCTCGCGCAGCGTCCGCGCCGGGTGTTCCGGCGCGAGGAGCTGCTCGAGCGGGTGTGGGGATACACCTACGGCGACACGTCGACCGTCACGGTGCACATCCGCCGCCTCCGCGAGAAGCTCGAGGACGACCCGTCGGCGCCGACGCGGATCACGACCGTGTGGGGCGTCGGGTACAGGTTCGACCCGTGA
- a CDS encoding NAD-dependent epimerase/dehydratase family protein has product MRVLVTGAAGFIGSCVVDSLLDAGHEVVGVDALHPLAHRDTPSYLNTRAEYVWGDLADPDVVRRAVKGVDAVSHQASMVGLGVDFSDAVDYVTNNVVATASLLAALHDRRFDGRVVLAGSMVVYGEGRYRCPRHGVVRVDARPRSRLDRACWEPPCPACGRVLVPEPIGEDAPADPRNVYAATKLHQEHLVTTFGREHATPTIVLRYHNVYGPRMPRRTPYAGVASIFRSALEDGRAPRVLEDGHQRRDFVHVSDVARANLLAIEADPEISVTCNVASGRPITVLEMASTLASAFDGAPAPEVVGGYRLGDVRHVFASVERARRVLGFSAAVPPEQGLVEFATAPLRT; this is encoded by the coding sequence GTGAGGGTGCTCGTCACCGGTGCCGCGGGGTTCATCGGATCGTGCGTCGTCGACTCGCTGCTCGACGCCGGTCACGAGGTCGTCGGTGTCGACGCGCTCCATCCGCTCGCGCACCGGGACACTCCGAGCTACCTCAACACACGCGCCGAGTACGTCTGGGGCGATCTCGCCGATCCCGACGTCGTGCGCAGAGCTGTGAAGGGCGTCGACGCGGTGTCGCACCAGGCGTCGATGGTCGGGCTCGGCGTGGACTTCTCCGATGCCGTCGACTACGTGACGAACAACGTCGTTGCCACCGCGAGCCTGCTCGCCGCACTGCACGACCGACGGTTCGACGGGCGCGTCGTCCTCGCCGGCAGCATGGTCGTCTACGGCGAGGGCCGGTATCGCTGTCCGAGGCACGGCGTGGTCCGCGTGGACGCGCGTCCGCGTTCCCGTCTCGACCGCGCGTGCTGGGAGCCTCCGTGCCCGGCGTGCGGTCGGGTGCTCGTCCCCGAGCCCATCGGCGAGGACGCGCCCGCGGATCCACGCAACGTGTACGCAGCGACGAAGCTGCACCAGGAGCACCTCGTCACCACGTTCGGTCGCGAGCACGCGACGCCGACGATCGTCCTGCGCTACCACAACGTGTACGGACCGCGCATGCCCCGCAGGACACCGTACGCAGGCGTCGCGAGCATCTTCCGGAGCGCGTTGGAGGACGGCCGCGCGCCGCGGGTCCTGGAGGACGGGCACCAGCGTCGCGACTTCGTCCACGTGTCGGACGTCGCACGCGCGAACCTGCTCGCCATCGAGGCTGATCCGGAGATCTCCGTGACGTGCAACGTCGCGAGCGGTCGGCCGATCACGGTCCTGGAGATGGCGTCGACGCTCGCCAGCGCATTCGACGGCGCGCCGGCGCCCGAGGTCGTCGGCGGGTACCGGCTCGGCGATGTGCGCCACGTGTTCGCGTCCGTCGAGCGCGCACGTCGCGTGCTCGGGTTCTCGGCGGCGGTTCCGCCCGAGCAGGGCCTGGTCGAGTTCGCGACCGCACCGCTGCGCACCTAG
- a CDS encoding dihydrofolate reductase family protein, with protein sequence MTATYTFDVFSSLDGFGAAEGDWTGYWGKQGPELLDHRLASYREEQRMVFGANTYRAFASMFAASTEDSALRDPWVARMRSLPAIVVSTTLEGPLDWPDATIESGDAVDVVRRLKEESDVPLRSHGSLSTNRALMAAGLVDRLQVTLFPVITGRTGVQPIFRGAEDFDLELVESRVLDRDIHELVYRPRLHG encoded by the coding sequence ATGACCGCCACCTACACGTTCGACGTCTTCTCGAGCCTCGACGGCTTCGGCGCTGCCGAGGGGGACTGGACGGGATACTGGGGCAAGCAAGGTCCCGAGCTCCTCGACCACCGCCTCGCGTCGTACCGCGAGGAGCAGCGGATGGTCTTCGGGGCCAACACGTATCGCGCGTTCGCGAGCATGTTCGCCGCGAGCACCGAGGACTCCGCGCTGCGTGATCCATGGGTCGCGCGGATGCGAAGCCTGCCGGCAATCGTGGTGTCCACCACCCTGGAAGGACCGCTCGACTGGCCGGACGCGACGATCGAGAGCGGCGATGCCGTCGACGTCGTCCGCCGGCTCAAGGAGGAATCCGACGTGCCGTTGCGCTCGCACGGCAGCTTGTCGACGAACCGGGCGCTGATGGCGGCCGGCCTGGTCGACCGCCTCCAGGTGACGCTCTTTCCCGTGATCACCGGGCGGACCGGAGTGCAGCCGATCTTCCGCGGTGCCGAGGACTTCGACCTCGAGCTCGTCGAGAGCCGGGTCCTCGACCGCGACATCCACGAGCTCGTCTACCGGCCGAGGCTGCACGGCTGA
- a CDS encoding PQQ-binding-like beta-propeller repeat protein, with product MGTTNTFRTRAFDATSGTLEWSVPTMPVDPAVSGGKVYSVDRSGVLTAFDASTGAIAWSATVGTVSSAPVLSGGLVYAGGPKQSVYAYDASTGALVWSVSESTDPASMYATPAIANGVLYALSYPTTAVPVSTLRAYDASTGAPRWSKSIGTPAWAVAAAGGRLFLQCIEDVRAYDASDGTFLWSFFTGQNDTASSTRPAIDGSTVFALVTGSSLYALDAATGTEKWHTAASAFNSPAVANGVVYTTAYGTSQPPRVGLAADDAGTGTRLFFSAGPGSGSADVSPIVANGRVYVGGSDGNLYAYSLSGS from the coding sequence GTGGGCACGACGAACACCTTCAGGACGCGGGCGTTCGATGCCACGAGCGGCACGCTCGAATGGAGCGTCCCGACGATGCCGGTCGATCCGGCGGTCAGCGGCGGCAAGGTGTACTCCGTCGACCGGTCCGGCGTGCTGACGGCGTTCGACGCGTCGACCGGTGCGATCGCGTGGAGCGCGACCGTGGGCACGGTCTCGTCGGCCCCGGTCCTGTCGGGCGGCCTGGTGTACGCGGGTGGTCCGAAGCAGAGCGTGTACGCGTACGACGCGAGCACCGGAGCGCTCGTGTGGTCGGTGTCCGAGAGCACCGATCCGGCGTCGATGTACGCGACGCCCGCGATCGCGAACGGCGTCTTGTACGCGTTGAGCTACCCGACGACGGCGGTCCCGGTGTCGACGCTTCGCGCGTATGACGCGTCGACCGGCGCGCCGCGTTGGTCGAAGTCGATCGGCACCCCAGCGTGGGCCGTCGCGGCTGCGGGCGGCCGGCTCTTCCTGCAGTGCATCGAGGACGTGCGGGCGTACGACGCGTCGGACGGCACCTTCCTGTGGAGCTTCTTCACCGGGCAGAACGACACCGCGTCGAGCACACGGCCCGCGATCGACGGCAGCACTGTGTTCGCGCTCGTCACCGGGAGCTCGCTGTACGCCTTGGACGCGGCGACCGGAACCGAGAAGTGGCACACAGCCGCGAGCGCGTTCAACTCACCGGCGGTCGCGAACGGCGTCGTGTACACGACGGCGTACGGGACCAGCCAACCGCCGCGGGTTGGGCTCGCGGCGGACGACGCGGGCACCGGGACGAGACTCTTCTTCTCCGCCGGCCCCGGCAGCGGCAGCGCGGACGTGTCGCCGATCGTCGCCAACGGCCGCGTGTACGTCGGAGGCAGCGACGGGAACCTCTACGCGTACTCGCTGTCCGGCAGCTGA
- a CDS encoding class I SAM-dependent methyltransferase, producing the protein MAHETTAPNHHAHFPPFTGIRGYVAALTMITGRSGNADLAIELTRMRHGDVVVDIGCGPGAAARRAASRGAAEVVGIDPSRPMLRVARLLTRSRAVRYVEGEAEAVPLPDGSATVVWSLATVHHWDDVDRALEEVHRVLQAGGRFLVTERARSEDAQGLASHGWTTTQSAAFADACRAHGFTGVTDARHGTVLTVAAQR; encoded by the coding sequence ATGGCTCATGAGACGACCGCGCCGAACCACCACGCCCACTTCCCGCCGTTCACCGGGATCCGGGGGTACGTCGCGGCGCTGACCATGATCACGGGGCGCAGCGGGAACGCCGATCTCGCGATCGAGCTCACACGGATGCGGCATGGTGACGTCGTCGTGGACATCGGCTGCGGGCCCGGTGCCGCGGCGCGGCGTGCCGCATCCCGCGGCGCGGCCGAGGTCGTCGGCATCGATCCGTCGCGGCCAATGCTGCGCGTCGCCCGACTCCTGACGCGCAGTCGCGCCGTTCGCTACGTCGAGGGCGAGGCCGAGGCTGTGCCGCTCCCCGACGGCTCGGCGACGGTCGTGTGGTCGCTCGCGACGGTCCACCACTGGGACGACGTCGATCGCGCGCTCGAGGAGGTGCACCGCGTGCTGCAAGCCGGCGGTCGCTTCCTCGTCACCGAACGCGCGCGTTCCGAGGACGCGCAGGGACTCGCCAGTCACGGGTGGACGACGACGCAGTCGGCCGCGTTCGCCGACGCGTGCCGAGCCCACGGGTTCACCGGCGTGACGGACGCGCGGCACGGCACAGTGCTCACGGTCGCCGCGCAACGCTGA
- a CDS encoding dihydrofolate reductase family protein: MRPLRYSINVTLDGCCDHREGIPDEELHRHFADELERADALLFGRVTYEMMEEAWRQPATGTWPDWMADWMIPFARTIDRAKKYVVSSTLDQVDWNAQLVRGDLETAVRQLKREPGEGLYVGGVTLPLALADLRLIDEYEFVVQPIVAGHGPTLFAGLRERLELRLVGRKEFRSGAVALRYQPGRVAT; the protein is encoded by the coding sequence GTGCGACCGCTCCGATACTCGATCAACGTCACGCTCGACGGCTGCTGCGATCACCGGGAGGGGATCCCGGACGAAGAGCTGCATCGCCATTTTGCCGATGAGCTGGAACGAGCCGATGCCCTGCTCTTCGGTCGGGTGACCTACGAGATGATGGAGGAGGCGTGGCGGCAGCCGGCGACGGGAACGTGGCCCGACTGGATGGCCGATTGGATGATTCCGTTCGCCCGGACGATCGACAGGGCGAAGAAGTACGTCGTGTCGAGCACCCTGGACCAGGTCGACTGGAACGCGCAGCTCGTGCGCGGTGACCTGGAGACAGCCGTTCGGCAGCTGAAGCGGGAGCCCGGCGAGGGTCTGTACGTGGGAGGCGTGACCCTTCCGTTGGCCTTGGCGGATCTGCGCCTGATCGACGAGTACGAGTTCGTCGTGCAGCCCATCGTGGCGGGCCACGGGCCGACGTTGTTCGCCGGCCTGCGCGAGCGACTCGAACTGAGGCTCGTGGGGCGCAAGGAGTTCCGGTCGGGGGCGGTCGCGCTGCGTTACCAGCCCGGCCGAGTCGCGACTTGA
- a CDS encoding SRPBCC family protein, whose translation MERERVTASTTIEAAPEVVFAVLADPSAHADIDGTGWVRGSLDGERITGAGQVFRMAMYHPNHPDKDYEIANLVEVFDAPRAIAWKPGTESAETGELSFGGWTWRYDLEPAGPSRTTVTLTYDWSAVPDHVREYLRFPPFGPDHLGNSLQHLARLVASATA comes from the coding sequence ATGGAACGCGAGCGCGTCACCGCGTCGACGACGATCGAGGCCGCGCCGGAGGTCGTGTTCGCAGTGCTCGCCGACCCGTCGGCCCACGCGGACATCGACGGCACGGGCTGGGTGCGCGGGTCCCTGGACGGCGAGCGCATCACCGGCGCCGGCCAGGTGTTCCGCATGGCGATGTACCACCCGAACCATCCGGACAAGGACTACGAGATCGCCAACCTCGTCGAGGTGTTCGACGCGCCCCGGGCCATCGCGTGGAAGCCGGGAACGGAGTCGGCCGAGACCGGGGAGCTCAGCTTCGGCGGCTGGACCTGGCGCTACGACCTCGAGCCGGCCGGCCCGTCGCGGACGACCGTGACGCTGACCTACGACTGGTCCGCCGTTCCGGACCACGTGCGCGAGTACCTGCGGTTCCCACCGTTCGGCCCCGACCACCTCGGCAACTCGCTGCAACACCTCGCGCGGCTCGTCGCGTCGGCGACTGCGTGA
- a CDS encoding TIGR04282 family arsenosugar biosynthesis glycosyltransferase — MNARDVALVVLAKAPCPGRVKTRLCPPCTPGDAAALAAAALADTLATVAATDARRRFLVLDGRPGRWVPPGFTVVPQEGHGLGERLGAAFAAVRGPAVLVGMDTPQLTPSLLGAAAASLARPGRDAVLGLACDGGYWCIGLREPDARVFAGVPMSTASTGDVQLARLRELGLVVELVPRLRDVDVFDDALAVAGEIPGSRFASTLASIAGQWVT; from the coding sequence GTGAACGCGCGCGACGTCGCACTCGTCGTGCTCGCGAAGGCGCCGTGTCCGGGCCGGGTCAAGACGAGGCTCTGTCCACCGTGCACGCCGGGCGACGCCGCGGCCCTCGCGGCGGCGGCACTCGCGGACACGCTCGCGACCGTCGCCGCAACGGATGCGCGCCGTCGCTTCCTCGTGCTCGACGGCCGCCCGGGACGGTGGGTGCCGCCCGGGTTCACGGTCGTGCCCCAGGAAGGCCACGGCCTCGGGGAGCGGCTCGGCGCCGCGTTCGCCGCGGTCCGCGGCCCGGCGGTGCTCGTCGGCATGGACACGCCCCAGCTCACACCGTCGCTGCTGGGCGCGGCCGCGGCATCGCTCGCGCGACCGGGCCGCGACGCGGTCCTCGGTCTCGCGTGCGACGGCGGCTACTGGTGCATCGGTCTGCGAGAGCCCGATGCACGCGTCTTCGCCGGCGTCCCGATGAGCACTGCGAGCACCGGCGACGTGCAGCTCGCGCGTCTCCGCGAGCTCGGGCTCGTGGTCGAGCTGGTGCCGCGCCTGCGCGACGTCGACGTCTTCGACGACGCGCTCGCCGTCGCCGGCGAGATCCCGGGGTCGCGGTTCGCGTCGACCCTCGCGTCCATCGCCGGTCAATGGGTGACATGA
- a CDS encoding methyltransferase domain-containing protein: MSTVRAGVQLRDVRGRLVALPVERWFGPIETIDLRVLDLVRGGPVLDVGCGPGRHVAALAERGVPALGIDITASALDVARGRGACVMNRSVFDRIPAAGRWASVLLLDGNVGIGGQPGVLLRRVRDLLRPGGTVIVELDPPSARHAARLVHFEVEAVAGPWFSLAIVTIDDIAALARSSGFTPARVWRDGRRWFGMLRREERAA, encoded by the coding sequence ATGAGCACCGTGCGCGCGGGGGTTCAGCTCCGTGACGTCCGGGGCCGGCTCGTCGCCCTCCCGGTCGAGCGGTGGTTCGGCCCGATCGAGACGATCGACCTGCGCGTGCTCGACCTCGTGCGCGGCGGACCGGTGCTCGACGTCGGGTGCGGGCCCGGCCGTCACGTCGCCGCACTCGCCGAACGCGGCGTACCCGCGCTCGGCATCGACATCACCGCGAGCGCGCTCGACGTCGCGCGTGGCCGCGGTGCGTGCGTCATGAACCGCTCGGTGTTCGACCGGATCCCCGCGGCCGGCCGGTGGGCGAGCGTGCTGCTGCTCGACGGCAACGTCGGCATCGGCGGACAGCCCGGCGTGCTGCTCCGCCGCGTGCGCGACCTGTTGCGACCGGGCGGGACCGTGATCGTCGAGCTCGACCCGCCGTCTGCGCGACACGCGGCGCGGCTCGTGCACTTCGAGGTCGAAGCCGTCGCCGGGCCGTGGTTCTCGCTCGCCATCGTCACGATCGACGACATCGCGGCGCTCGCGCGCTCGTCCGGCTTCACGCCGGCACGCGTGTGGCGGGACGGGCGGCGATGGTTCGGGATGCTGCGACGCGAGGAGCGCGCGGCATGA
- a CDS encoding HAMP domain-containing sensor histidine kinase: protein MTHRHVTRGHAVRTRPLAAVVAVGGALTFVVGALTAMSARDAVELVAIAAGTALAAGLVGALLLSLLRVRSVGAQVIAIAVVTVVTVGVGAWVAARAMFISDHDLSMLIVVLVPAGTMAVAASIVLGGRVVDASTSLADVARRIGDGDGVTVHDRAVAPTELARLHDELASMSARLDEARARERAIDASRRELVAWVSHDLRTPLAGIRAMVEALEDGVVDDPDTVAKYHARVREEADRLAGLVDDLFELSRSQAGVLRLEMERVSLADVVSDALAGAAPIADARGVRLHGVMREAVPELRASAPELLRALRNILENAIRHTPSDGTVVVEAGVDAGQAFVAVIDHGGGIPEGDLPRVFDVAFRVDPARQGPGAGLGLAIARGLVEAHQGDVSVRNENGGCRFTVRLPMDPVA from the coding sequence GTGACGCACAGGCACGTGACGCGCGGGCACGCGGTTCGCACGCGTCCGCTCGCGGCCGTCGTCGCCGTGGGCGGGGCGCTGACGTTCGTCGTCGGCGCGCTGACCGCGATGTCGGCGCGTGACGCGGTGGAGCTCGTCGCGATCGCCGCGGGCACCGCGCTGGCCGCGGGACTCGTCGGCGCGCTGTTGCTGTCACTGTTGCGCGTCCGTTCCGTCGGTGCGCAGGTGATCGCGATCGCGGTCGTCACGGTGGTGACCGTCGGCGTAGGCGCGTGGGTTGCCGCGCGCGCCATGTTCATCTCCGACCACGACCTCTCGATGCTGATCGTCGTCCTCGTACCTGCGGGGACGATGGCCGTCGCCGCCTCGATCGTGCTCGGCGGGCGCGTCGTCGACGCGTCGACGTCGCTCGCGGACGTCGCGCGCCGGATCGGTGACGGTGACGGCGTGACGGTGCACGACCGCGCGGTGGCGCCGACCGAGCTCGCTCGGTTGCACGACGAGCTCGCGAGCATGTCGGCGCGGCTCGACGAGGCGCGTGCACGCGAACGTGCCATCGACGCGTCACGGCGCGAGCTCGTCGCCTGGGTCTCGCACGACCTGCGGACACCTCTCGCCGGGATCCGGGCGATGGTCGAGGCACTGGAGGACGGCGTCGTCGACGACCCCGACACCGTCGCGAAGTACCACGCGCGCGTGCGCGAGGAGGCCGACCGGCTCGCGGGGCTCGTCGACGACCTCTTCGAGCTGAGCCGCAGCCAGGCCGGCGTCCTGCGGTTGGAGATGGAGCGGGTGTCGCTCGCCGACGTCGTGTCGGACGCGCTCGCCGGTGCCGCGCCGATCGCCGACGCGCGCGGCGTCCGCCTCCACGGTGTGATGCGCGAAGCCGTTCCCGAACTGCGCGCGTCCGCACCCGAGCTCCTGCGCGCGCTTCGCAACATCCTCGAGAACGCGATCCGGCACACGCCGAGCGACGGAACGGTCGTCGTGGAGGCGGGCGTCGACGCCGGGCAGGCCTTTGTGGCCGTGATCGACCACGGCGGCGGCATCCCGGAAGGGGACCTCCCCCGTGTGTTCGACGTCGCCTTCCGCGTGGATCCCGCGCGGCAGGGCCCGGGTGCCGGGCTCGGCCTCGCAATTGCGCGCGGTCTCGTCGAAGCCCACCAGGGCGACGTCAGCGTGCGCAACGAGAATGGCGGCTGCCGCTTCACCGTCCGTCTCCCCATGGACCCGGTCGCGTGA